The Mobula hypostoma chromosome 22, sMobHyp1.1, whole genome shotgun sequence genome includes a region encoding these proteins:
- the cacng4b gene encoding calcium channel, voltage-dependent, gamma subunit 4b — MGWCDPGVQMLFTMMGAFAAFSLMSIAIGTDYWLHSRAYICNSTNSTTEENQVKKEKGAMIHSGLWRVCCVEGFQKGNCFRINYFPEDDDYDQEGSEYLLRIVRASSLFPILSAILLLLAGLCVGVGKLYNSKTNIILSAGILFVAAGLSNIIGIIVYISSNTGNPWDKDDDDKKNLYSYGWSFYFGALSFIVAEMAGVLAVSIYIDKNKVARSRSHREYLKTSSSPYSRMSNYRYRQRRRSRSGSRSEEPSPAREICAAGNMKMVSTVVPLSEISMYTLSREASKPPVGATYLPEQEESFLQVHNCFQKEAKEGFGMNTMNRRTTPV, encoded by the exons ATGGGCTGGTGCGACCCCGGAGTACAGATGCTCTTCACCATGATGGGCGCTTTCGCAGCTTTCAGCCTGATGAGCATCGCCATCGGCACCGACTACTGGCTGCACTCACGGGCTTATATCTGCAACAGCACGAACAGTACCACCGAGGAGAACCAAGTGAAAAAGGAGAAAGGGGCCATGATCCACTCGGGTCTCTGGAGAGTCTGTTGTGTGGAAG gttttcaaaaaggaaattgctTCAGAATCAATTATTTCCCTGAAGATGATGATTATGACCAGGAGGGTTCAGAATATCTATTAC GCATTGTCCGTGCTTCCAGCCTATTTCCCATCCTGAGTGCCATACTCCTGCTCTTGGCGGGGCTGTGTGTTGGAGTTGGCAAATTGTACAACAGCAAGACCAACATTATCCTTAGTGCTGGCATCTTATTTGTAGCAGCAG GACTGAGTAACATAATTGGGATCATTGTGTACATATCAAGCAACACCGGCAACCCATGGGATAAGGATGACGATGACAAGAAGAACCTGTATTCCTACGGGTGGTCTTTCTATTTCGGGGCTTTGTCCTTCATCGTAGCAGAAATGGCAGGCGTCTTAGCTGTGAGCATCTACATTGACAAGAATAAGGTTGCAAGGAGCAGATCACACCGCGAGTATCTGAAGACTTCCTCCTCGCCCTATTCCAGGATGTCCAACTACAGATACAGACAGAGGAGGCGATCCAGGTCTGGCTCCCGGTCAGAGGAACCGTCTCCAGCTCGGGAAATCTGTGCTGCCGGCAACATGAAGATGGTGAGTACCGTGGTGCCACTGAGCGAGATCTCCATGTACACTCTTTCAAGGGAAGCCAGCAAGCCGCCAGTTGGAGCCACCTACCTCCCGGAACAAGAGgagagtttcctccaggtacacAACTGCTTCCAAAAGGAGGCCAAGGAGGGATTTGGCATGAACACGATGAACAGGCGAACAACACCAGTCTGA